The sequence TGATCAAGAGGCTCTGTCTGTAGTGATTTATCAGGTTAAATAACAAATGCCATTAAAGACAATCTCAGCTGTATGTCTGATCAAAAGACCTAATTACACACAGTTTATGGCACACACAATATGGAGAATTACCTAAGGCTCTCAATCAATCATAAAATCTTTGACTCAAAGATCCAATGGATGATCTCTGGAACATGCTTAACCCTCCCCACTAACCAAAACATAAACACATCATCAAGTGGGTACATAAAATACTGGGTTCTCCCAGAGTCTAAAAGAGATAAAAGGTTTACTGCTGTTGTCTGTTTTTTAGTACAAATGTACCCATTGCATAAAGCAAACtgagatttaaatttatttttttaaagtgtttcaatgcataaaataaatactgttaacTATTACCTTTGCTTTCCtaaataatgtttctttaaaCAGAAGAGCTAAGTGACTGCTATAGAATGTCAGCATCTATTCgatttctccacattttcttctagaagaaaGTAATATAAAGTCAAAGAAGGTGACATAAAGTATAATTCTTAGGAacataaaaaagtgaaattaagtgTTTCTTCCTCCAGGAATTGTATCTCATGTCTTCAAGAGTTGAAAAGACCCAATCAAACTATCTTTTTACAGAGTGAAATGAAACCTTCAAAGTTCTTCACAAGCCCTCTGAGAAACATTAATTACTCTAAAGGGAATATGAGGCAAAAGCAATGGTCAGTTCGAACAAAGACACCAATCAAATCCCTCTCCTGGGCATAAGGATGCAAACAAGGGTTCtcaaagttataaaaatgaagaaagtaaattttACAGTCAATAAGAATCCTGTCTTGAATTTAACAAACACTGTACTTATTCCTAATAGAAGTAATACACAAtagaaattattcataatagcgtGAAAACATCATAGCTTTAACTGGGGAGGCTAGAGAGGACTGGTCAGAAAGAGGTCTAAATCTTGAGCTATGCATTGACTCCTTTACTACTCAGAGGTAGCACAGGAAATGAGCCtaagtgaaacaaaattaaacaggATTTACCGGGTGCCTACTAAATGGAAAACCAAAGAACCAATGGtctattctaaataaataaggagaaaCGTAACAATGAATTATGTTACCAACTTTTAAGACGTATGCATTTAAAGAACCACTAAACACCAACCTGTCGGCCAACTCTGTCAGGGGGAGGCCACAAAGCATCATCTTCTTTTGTAATTTCACTGTCGTCAATGATTCTCTTCAGTTCTTCCATTACACTCTTGTGTACATAAGCCTGAAAATAAGTTCCAGTAAAAATTTCATGTCTATTTCTTCCCCCAACTCAGAATGAAATAATCATACAATGTTACAAACACTAAATATTCAAAGGGAGTATCAGGGAACAATCGAATGCTGATTCCAAAATTACAAGGTGAGAAAGAATCACTCATCCATAGGATTCTTCTTCATTCTCTTGCCCTTTCCTTGAATATACATTTgtctccaaatttaaaaaaaaaaaaaaaggtaatttacaCTAGCCTCCTTTTAAAACCCTGGATTCTGGACTTCATAACATGGGACTCAATTACCGGAGTGGTTAATGGTGATAGGGGAAAATCTATAAGGTGAACAGAGGCAAATACAAGTAAACATCACAGCTACTGTTCTGAACTTTTTCTTATCCCTAACTTTTgagctttttatttaaattcacacTGTGTttagcacctgggtagctcaggtcatgatctcaggagttcatgagtttgaaccccgcaccaggctctctgctgctagggcagagcccgctttggatcctctttctccccctctctctctgctcctcctctgcttggtttctttctctctctcactctctctctctccaataaatgaataaaaacttaaaaaaaataaaatgcatattgtgTTTAAATATTGACTATCAATTAGTTTTAAATAGTGAATGTGACATAAAGACAAAATGAACTAAATCATATGTTCAAAGGTGGGTCTACAATTTAAGATATTCAGATTGCTTCTTTTGATGTTACACATGCTACAGTTATATCTAATTTAAATAGAATAGTTATATCTAATTTAAATACTTATATCTAATTTAAATAGAATCCCTTTTCAATCTATAAAGTGGCTTCTTTATAGTAATATAGCCTTAGATGTAGTTTTGTAAATTcaaaaaagatctgaaaaaaatggtctaaatgtaaaaaattagacATTCAAAAAGAACTTACCTCCTTTCTGATCATGACATCATTTTTGTAATTGCTGTTGTTGGCATATCTAAGCTTTCCTGTGGGGAgtggaaaaaaattcaatctaTAACAGcaaaaactgctaaaaaaaataaagaaagaaagaa is a genomic window of Acinonyx jubatus isolate Ajub_Pintada_27869175 chromosome B4, VMU_Ajub_asm_v1.0, whole genome shotgun sequence containing:
- the MAGOHB gene encoding protein mago nashi homolog 2 isoform X3, with the translated sequence MTSLPGAGRHVGQASGGLQGDENGYGQRFLPALLRRAQGQVWTRVPGVRVSARRSFCCYRLNFFPLPTGKLRYANNSNYKNDVMIRKEAYVHKSVMEELKRIIDDSEITKEDDALWPPPDRVGRQKKMWRNRIDADIL